The DNA region GCTGCAGCAGAAAAAGAGCATTTCCGCTGAAGTTGAAGGCGAGCACTATCTTGTACGATATTATGAAGCATCCAAAGATAAGACCATCAACATACCTGAGCACGGTCAATATGAGATATCGGGAGACAACATGAAGGGAGTAATCGTGACAGTGGAGGAGTAAACAACAAGAAATACACGGAGGTTCATTATGAAACCTAAGGGGTTAAATATTAAGATCGTTTGGGTGGCCGCATTAATTATATATCTATATCTGTTAACCAAACTGATCCTGTTCAAGTGGCATACGATGGATTGGGACTTCGTTTGGATTCAACTTATGACGATCGCGCAACAGCCGGAATTGATTCATACGCGAACCGTTAACCTGACGCCATTTCAGGAAATTTTAAGAGACTGGCATAGCCTGACTTTGCATCGTCCGGGTACTACGATCCATTTGCTCGGCAATGTCATGGCTTTTATCCCACTGGGCATCTTCATTCCTGTACTTATGGGGAACAAGCTGTTGTCTGGGGCAAAAGTACTTGTACTTTCCTTGCTTTTGAGTTTTGCTTTTGAAGTAACACAGCTATTGACGGGCATGGGCATATTCGATGTGGATGATCTGATGCTGAACACCTTTGGTGGCATGATTGGGTATGTTCTGTATACGATGCTTATCGGCATCAAGCGGTTGATTGTGGGTGGAACCACTCCTGCCGCGAAAAAAGAGTATAATTCTAACCAGAGTCGCGTGTAAGGAGGGGAGCATTTGATTTTATTGGCTGCTTTAATGATTGGCACAGGTATTGTGTTTATCGTTCGTCCGCGCTACGTTACTCATTCTTCTTCGAAGGATGGAATCAACAACAATCAAATC from Paenibacillus sp. JNUCC-31 includes:
- a CDS encoding VanZ family protein, which encodes MKPKGLNIKIVWVAALIIYLYLLTKLILFKWHTMDWDFVWIQLMTIAQQPELIHTRTVNLTPFQEILRDWHSLTLHRPGTTIHLLGNVMAFIPLGIFIPVLMGNKLLSGAKVLVLSLLLSFAFEVTQLLTGMGIFDVDDLMLNTFGGMIGYVLYTMLIGIKRLIVGGTTPAAKKEYNSNQSRV